Proteins from a genomic interval of Gordonia sp. SL306:
- a CDS encoding glycosyltransferase produces MAEIRAECVMTDRFSGPGVHVAIVNYFTSGYLKVLVRQLIEDGARSVTVLDNSVDDAEWGRLSEIAEGVERLTLIRSPRNVGFGSGHNAILRYLCAIDDDAVLCVLNPDTRIERGCLRELAHAIDSISGDCVVSPVIVTGDRVAPVVWFAGGDIELRRGVVSHSGYGQVPPPFETDAYTTGFLSGAVLATTLRLWRAEAFDDGLFLYWEDVDLALRWKSRGVSLVVQPHARVWHEEGGSQTDFGERRSAVYHRYMNRNRIVVLAPHVGLASLLVGAGAKRTVGQLLRPLRERRLRGGIAELRAAIAGLLDGTREAAVKKVARWTIGRSCRYDDGLREHDGERAVTTVAVFAPTARGGHPEYVLNALTGVLDTDDDIRFVWPRRADLDVRFVSERINQPVAIPKQIPRSDLGSTWRWVWERSRPWRRHDVAFSRFLMRARDVDVVLLEEIQRFTLPFIVVLSKLLGKRVIVRLHNIRRHDYSASRLDVVDEWITGKGLQLADSVLVHTEGNSRVASERYRVRHLSVVPHGISSSSLTGVRRSGPPTYLLFGEIRANKGVEVLVDAFTQYVGECSLTIAGRAGHPTREAIEAGVARDCRIEWIDGFVEHDRVPDLMARTNAVVLPYTDFEAQSGVLHLAIEHGVPVIVSDVGGLGETVRSLGIGLVVPPRNHVALAQALTEMDDPAVNRGFRCAAVGARQSLDWRRIGPVLSSILRG; encoded by the coding sequence ATGGCGGAGATTCGAGCCGAGTGTGTGATGACAGATCGATTCTCGGGGCCCGGGGTACACGTGGCGATAGTGAACTACTTCACTTCTGGATACTTGAAAGTGCTTGTCCGCCAGTTGATCGAAGATGGTGCGAGATCGGTGACCGTTCTCGACAACAGTGTCGACGACGCGGAGTGGGGCAGACTGTCGGAGATCGCAGAGGGTGTCGAGAGGCTGACACTGATCAGGAGTCCACGCAACGTCGGCTTCGGCAGCGGGCACAATGCGATCCTGCGGTATCTCTGCGCAATCGACGACGATGCCGTGCTGTGCGTCCTCAATCCGGATACCCGGATAGAGCGCGGATGCCTTCGCGAACTGGCGCACGCGATCGACTCGATCTCCGGTGACTGCGTCGTCTCACCGGTGATCGTGACGGGCGATCGGGTGGCTCCGGTGGTCTGGTTCGCAGGAGGAGACATCGAGCTACGGCGTGGCGTGGTCTCGCATTCGGGCTACGGTCAGGTCCCGCCGCCGTTCGAAACCGATGCGTACACGACGGGTTTTCTGAGTGGTGCAGTGCTGGCGACGACGCTGCGGCTATGGCGTGCCGAGGCATTCGACGACGGCTTGTTCCTGTACTGGGAGGACGTCGACCTCGCCTTACGTTGGAAGAGTCGCGGAGTGTCGTTGGTGGTCCAGCCCCACGCTCGCGTGTGGCATGAGGAAGGCGGCTCGCAGACTGATTTCGGCGAGCGGCGCAGCGCCGTCTATCACCGCTACATGAACCGAAATCGGATCGTGGTTCTTGCTCCGCATGTCGGATTGGCGTCGCTGCTCGTCGGTGCCGGCGCAAAGCGCACTGTCGGACAGCTGTTGAGACCGCTGCGTGAGCGCCGCCTTAGAGGGGGCATCGCGGAGCTTCGCGCTGCCATCGCCGGTCTGCTCGACGGTACAAGAGAAGCGGCTGTGAAGAAGGTTGCGCGGTGGACCATCGGTCGTTCCTGCCGATACGATGACGGGTTGCGCGAACACGACGGGGAACGAGCGGTCACGACTGTGGCGGTCTTCGCTCCCACCGCCCGCGGTGGTCACCCGGAGTACGTCCTCAACGCGTTGACCGGGGTTCTCGACACCGACGACGACATCCGTTTCGTCTGGCCCCGACGAGCAGACCTCGATGTGCGCTTCGTCTCCGAGCGGATCAACCAACCGGTGGCGATCCCGAAGCAGATCCCGAGATCTGACCTGGGATCGACGTGGCGCTGGGTGTGGGAGCGATCGCGGCCGTGGCGACGGCACGACGTGGCCTTCAGCCGGTTCTTGATGCGTGCACGCGACGTGGACGTCGTTCTTCTGGAGGAGATCCAGCGTTTCACTTTGCCGTTTATCGTCGTCTTGTCGAAGTTGTTGGGAAAGCGAGTGATAGTGCGGCTGCATAACATTCGGCGCCACGATTATTCGGCATCGCGGTTGGATGTCGTCGATGAATGGATCACCGGAAAGGGGCTGCAGTTGGCCGACTCGGTGTTGGTCCACACCGAAGGCAACAGTCGAGTTGCCAGTGAGCGGTATCGTGTTCGCCATCTCTCCGTTGTCCCGCATGGTATTTCATCGTCTTCGCTCACTGGCGTGCGAAGGAGTGGGCCACCGACCTACCTGTTGTTCGGGGAAATCCGGGCAAACAAAGGGGTCGAGGTGCTCGTGGATGCCTTCACACAGTATGTGGGCGAGTGCTCACTGACGATCGCCGGCAGAGCGGGACATCCGACGCGTGAGGCAATCGAAGCTGGGGTCGCCAGGGACTGCCGAATCGAGTGGATCGATGGGTTCGTCGAGCACGACCGGGTTCCGGATCTCATGGCGCGCACGAATGCGGTTGTGCTGCCGTACACTGACTTCGAAGCCCAGAGCGGAGTGCTGCACTTGGCGATCGAGCACGGCGTTCCGGTGATCGTGTCCGACGTCGGTGGGCTCGGTGAGACGGTCCGATCTCTTGGTATCGGCCTCGTCGTGCCGCCCCGGAACCACGTTGCATTGGCCCAGGCGCTCACGGAGATGGATGATCCTGCGGTCAATCGCGGTTTCCGTTGCGCCGCCGTGGGTGCTCGACAATCGCTGGATTGGCGCAGAATCGGTCCGGTGCTCTCGTCGATTCTCCGTGGGTGA
- a CDS encoding O-antigen ligase family protein — MDAVIVITFMTVPASVPDGVRVGGLFVYFHEVVLLAAVVYAGVRLRQAKPVGRRMLHSPVAIALGVFIVSVMIAVAHGLVAGYPIRDVQYDMRPVVAMVGAVFVAAVIVSLGDVARHVPALFFTLSGSALLMLVSSVTGLALSGREEAAQLYTTTGRLVAGGSDAHRLLTSTTPLALAVTLIAVALLLVGVGRTKMIVVLLIPALIVDFLSFSRNAFLGVGVMLAFLIVTAVVNGMLLRIIVRIAVALGVLAVALGLAFVGASSMGAHEWAQSQVSGYSNRVISGLDESTRTVDSSTQDRRLENHYLAESVGDKEILGNGLGLRYKPATGAPEEFAAGAGQLYAHNYYGWIRTKAGVLGLVAFLGVLATCVLPVILRNWRDGPSIAVAGTTAGLAAVIAVAPMPNDHGGSIVFGCLLGYAIARAACRGDVMKQDAAVTPDDILTRAVH, encoded by the coding sequence GTGGACGCGGTCATCGTCATCACGTTCATGACGGTGCCGGCATCGGTGCCAGACGGCGTCCGTGTGGGCGGACTGTTCGTCTACTTCCACGAGGTCGTCCTGCTCGCCGCGGTTGTCTACGCGGGCGTGCGGCTACGACAGGCGAAACCGGTCGGTAGACGAATGTTGCATTCCCCGGTCGCAATTGCGCTCGGTGTATTCATTGTGTCGGTGATGATTGCAGTTGCACACGGACTGGTGGCAGGCTATCCGATTCGCGATGTGCAGTACGACATGCGGCCGGTGGTGGCGATGGTCGGAGCAGTGTTCGTTGCCGCGGTCATCGTCTCCCTCGGCGATGTCGCTCGGCACGTTCCCGCGCTCTTCTTCACGTTGTCGGGGTCCGCACTCCTGATGCTCGTGTCGTCGGTCACCGGTCTCGCGCTGTCCGGCCGAGAGGAAGCGGCACAGCTGTATACGACCACGGGTCGCCTGGTGGCGGGTGGATCAGATGCGCATCGGCTGCTCACATCGACGACCCCGCTGGCGCTCGCGGTTACCTTGATCGCCGTAGCGTTGCTGCTGGTCGGTGTCGGTAGAACGAAAATGATTGTCGTCCTTCTGATACCCGCGCTGATAGTGGACTTCCTCAGCTTCTCGCGAAATGCGTTTCTGGGCGTGGGGGTAATGCTCGCGTTTCTGATTGTGACAGCCGTGGTGAACGGAATGCTCCTGCGGATCATAGTCCGCATAGCTGTTGCTCTTGGGGTGCTGGCCGTGGCGCTTGGGCTCGCGTTCGTCGGTGCGAGCAGCATGGGCGCGCATGAGTGGGCGCAGAGCCAGGTTTCCGGCTACTCCAACAGGGTGATCTCCGGCCTTGATGAGTCGACGAGGACGGTCGACTCATCAACCCAGGACCGGCGTCTGGAGAACCACTACCTCGCGGAAAGCGTCGGAGATAAGGAGATTCTTGGAAACGGACTCGGCCTCAGGTACAAACCGGCGACGGGTGCGCCCGAGGAGTTCGCGGCAGGTGCGGGTCAATTGTATGCCCACAACTACTACGGGTGGATCAGGACCAAGGCCGGAGTCCTGGGACTTGTCGCGTTCCTCGGAGTGCTGGCCACCTGTGTGCTACCGGTGATCCTCCGGAACTGGCGAGACGGTCCGAGCATTGCTGTCGCCGGGACGACGGCGGGCCTGGCGGCCGTCATCGCCGTCGCGCCGATGCCGAACGATCACGGGGGCTCGATCGTGTTCGGCTGCCTCCTGGGTTATGCGATCGCCAGAGCAGCATGCCGCGGCGATGTCATGAAGCAGGATGCTGCGGTGACGCCGGACGACATCCTGACGAGGGCAGTGCATTGA
- a CDS encoding WecB/TagA/CpsF family glycosyltransferase, with amino-acid sequence MTSEASVPDVSGEVSRVTTWLNHHSALEADWEAVAQADKVGVDGTFLQLMLSLQGSSITRSSADLNLPAILRECHRSGRTMAFVGGEAGTAVSAAQRFPGAVLAIDGFDGIADHTRLVQRLRASGATVIVLGMGSPLQDRIAIRLREDLVGVEIFTAGGWLDQLAHAENYFPPMVHILRLGWLWRLCHEPRRLARRYTVEPFVAAVRLRHVAARLEMSGLRVQDEKRFFVKRDQLAEPDVVQIVTQLERAGAQTLSWWIEHHVSGNAGLPSYFLYNKSGSDLFADSRCLADTRPATPRTLATMLGKLRDLMRGRDVVIAHTHYAIAAVVLMSMSLRRAHRPKVVAVHHWPIDRYPRLAAGMYSAGKRMSLIDEEVFVSPSVRPAAGKGVVIENPVPLAANIDDRPRREVDLLIVARHSAEKSICTAVDAMRFLPERTLTLVGEGPLMGVLKSQVGSAGLGDRVVFAGPIPNAEVRTMMTRASALILPSRWEAMPMVLLEGIASSVPLVVSRIPAHGFLVEPGAALAFEVGDARGLAESVLALDDVNTRSALDVAVQVVRERLSEPAVANRWLTLVDDVLAPA; translated from the coding sequence ATGACCAGTGAGGCTTCTGTGCCAGACGTGTCGGGCGAGGTGTCGCGGGTGACGACGTGGCTGAACCATCATAGCGCGCTGGAGGCCGACTGGGAGGCAGTGGCGCAGGCCGACAAGGTTGGGGTCGACGGCACGTTCCTGCAGCTGATGCTGAGCCTTCAAGGCTCGTCGATCACGCGGTCCTCGGCGGACCTGAACCTCCCCGCGATCCTCAGAGAATGTCATCGTTCAGGTCGGACAATGGCTTTCGTCGGTGGAGAAGCCGGCACCGCAGTGTCGGCAGCACAGCGGTTCCCCGGTGCGGTTCTCGCAATCGATGGATTCGACGGGATTGCTGACCACACCCGACTCGTGCAGAGGCTCCGAGCTTCCGGCGCGACCGTGATCGTTCTCGGCATGGGATCGCCATTGCAGGATCGGATTGCGATCAGGCTGCGAGAAGATCTTGTCGGCGTCGAGATCTTCACGGCCGGAGGTTGGCTCGACCAACTTGCCCACGCGGAGAACTACTTTCCTCCGATGGTGCATATATTGCGGCTCGGCTGGTTGTGGAGGTTGTGCCACGAGCCGCGTCGCCTGGCGCGGCGCTACACTGTCGAGCCGTTTGTCGCTGCCGTGCGGCTCCGCCATGTGGCCGCGCGACTCGAGATGTCCGGGCTACGAGTACAGGACGAAAAGCGATTCTTCGTCAAACGCGACCAGCTCGCTGAACCGGATGTGGTGCAAATCGTCACTCAGCTGGAAAGAGCCGGCGCACAGACTCTGTCGTGGTGGATCGAGCATCATGTGTCCGGGAACGCCGGATTGCCATCGTACTTCCTGTACAACAAGTCGGGAAGTGACCTGTTCGCGGATTCCCGGTGCCTTGCCGACACCCGCCCCGCGACACCGCGCACTCTCGCGACGATGTTGGGCAAACTCCGTGACCTGATGCGTGGGCGCGACGTGGTGATCGCTCACACCCACTACGCCATCGCTGCGGTGGTCCTGATGTCGATGTCGCTACGTCGAGCTCATCGCCCGAAGGTGGTAGCTGTTCATCATTGGCCGATCGATCGCTATCCGCGACTGGCCGCGGGCATGTACTCGGCCGGTAAGCGGATGTCGCTCATCGACGAAGAGGTCTTCGTTTCCCCATCGGTTCGCCCCGCCGCCGGAAAAGGGGTCGTCATCGAGAACCCGGTGCCGCTGGCCGCGAACATCGACGACCGCCCTCGTCGTGAGGTAGACCTGCTGATCGTGGCGCGGCACTCCGCCGAGAAATCGATATGTACCGCAGTCGATGCCATGCGCTTCCTGCCGGAACGCACCCTGACCCTGGTGGGTGAGGGGCCGCTGATGGGCGTCCTCAAATCCCAGGTTGGTTCTGCCGGTCTCGGTGACCGGGTGGTGTTCGCGGGACCGATACCGAACGCTGAGGTCAGGACGATGATGACACGCGCGTCCGCGTTGATATTGCCGTCCCGATGGGAGGCGATGCCGATGGTCCTGCTCGAGGGTATCGCCAGCTCGGTTCCACTGGTGGTCAGTCGGATTCCTGCGCACGGCTTTCTTGTCGAACCCGGCGCGGCGCTCGCGTTCGAGGTGGGCGACGCGCGCGGTCTTGCGGAATCGGTCCTCGCCCTCGACGACGTGAACACCAGGAGTGCACTCGACGTGGCCGTGCAGGTGGTACGGGAACGTCTTTCGGAGCCGGCCGTTGCCAACCGGTGGCTGACTCTCGTCGACGACGTCTTGGCACCGGCATGA
- a CDS encoding lipopolysaccharide biosynthesis protein, with the protein MLPLVAGYGLNLLVTPFIVLTLGMHDYGIWSVTGALAQYAALFDLGVSRSVTRFVALHHARGERPAERAVLGVALAITIALGCILIAVGSAVAFVFEGSLHTGSVGLARTLLCATAVILVTGMLARVVAAAAFGRGRMIAGNVGLAVQTGLVAVGGVIGLVVGPELSTFAIASAIGGVIGLVLVVVAVVVDEREFPVGRPTLAITRDVIAFGLKGQVLGVGDIVLFQSPKIILGIVIGPAAAGAYDLGSRLALGARAFGSIASVALTTHMTRRFADGGDGAVRDAYLPLVRLNCGVSIFAPFLLVATSFSAIPLWLGEPNDEVLCAAILLSVALTFNVATGVSTAATLAINRMRMLIWSAVASCVLALALAIPAGLLFGYVGVVAAAAMAVVLGVAVGVVLVHLALGVPIRSYLVNVLPGYAAAAAALVVSMPIGIVADPSTREAAILPFLLSAVLFTTIYVGIAGLLNTLPRVWGRRSD; encoded by the coding sequence ATGCTTCCGTTGGTGGCGGGCTACGGCCTCAACCTGTTGGTCACGCCCTTCATCGTGCTCACGCTCGGTATGCACGACTACGGCATCTGGTCCGTGACGGGCGCCTTGGCTCAGTACGCAGCGTTGTTCGACCTTGGTGTATCACGCTCGGTGACAAGGTTTGTAGCGCTACATCATGCGAGAGGTGAGCGTCCTGCGGAACGTGCGGTCCTCGGGGTTGCGCTGGCGATCACCATCGCGCTCGGCTGCATCCTGATCGCGGTCGGAAGCGCCGTTGCGTTCGTGTTCGAGGGATCGCTGCACACCGGATCGGTCGGGCTGGCGCGAACACTGCTGTGCGCCACGGCCGTCATCCTCGTGACGGGGATGCTGGCGCGCGTGGTCGCCGCGGCTGCCTTCGGGCGCGGACGAATGATCGCAGGGAATGTGGGGCTGGCTGTCCAGACGGGCTTGGTCGCGGTAGGCGGAGTCATCGGGTTGGTCGTGGGTCCTGAGCTCAGCACTTTTGCGATTGCCAGCGCAATCGGCGGAGTCATCGGCCTGGTGTTGGTCGTCGTCGCCGTCGTGGTCGACGAACGCGAGTTTCCCGTCGGGAGGCCCACGCTCGCAATCACCCGCGATGTCATCGCTTTCGGGTTGAAAGGGCAGGTCCTCGGAGTCGGTGACATCGTCCTGTTCCAGTCTCCCAAAATCATTCTCGGGATCGTCATAGGCCCGGCGGCGGCCGGCGCGTATGACCTGGGCAGCCGTCTGGCCCTGGGCGCGCGGGCGTTCGGATCGATCGCATCAGTCGCTCTGACAACGCACATGACCCGCAGGTTTGCCGACGGCGGGGACGGCGCGGTCCGGGACGCATACCTACCCCTGGTCCGATTGAACTGTGGTGTATCGATCTTCGCGCCCTTCCTTCTGGTGGCGACGTCATTCAGTGCCATTCCGCTCTGGTTGGGGGAACCCAACGACGAGGTGCTGTGCGCGGCCATCCTGCTCTCCGTGGCACTGACATTCAACGTCGCGACCGGGGTCAGTACGGCCGCGACGCTGGCGATCAACCGGATGCGAATGCTCATCTGGTCGGCTGTCGCCTCCTGCGTACTGGCGCTGGCTCTGGCGATTCCGGCAGGACTGCTGTTCGGTTACGTCGGCGTCGTTGCCGCGGCCGCGATGGCAGTGGTTCTGGGCGTCGCGGTGGGTGTGGTGTTGGTACACCTCGCGCTGGGTGTTCCGATCCGTAGTTATCTGGTGAATGTTCTTCCTGGTTACGCGGCCGCGGCTGCGGCGCTCGTCGTGTCTATGCCGATCGGCATCGTGGCGGATCCGAGCACCCGAGAAGCGGCCATCCTCCCGTTCCTGTTGTCTGCAGTCCTGTTCACCACGATCTATGTGGGCATCGCCGGTCTGCTGAACACCCTCCCGCGTGTCTGGGGCAGGAGGTCGGATTGA
- a CDS encoding class I SAM-dependent methyltransferase: MTSTVCRSCWAELTETFCDLGLSPMANSYVAPEELGRPEIFYPLHAYVCTDCLLVQLGEFETPEEIFSDYAYYSSYSSSWLEHAREYVEDVTHRFDIDSSTRVVEIASNDGYLLQYFQRDGVAVLGIEPAANVAEVARDKGIDTRVDFFGTKLAEKLVDEGVFADHLIGNNVLAHVPDLNDFVAGMKLLLSPGGRITMEFPHLLRLILHNQFDTIYHEHFSYFSLHSVTQVFERHGLRLFDVEEVSTHGGSLRIYACHAESDRYELTERLDALARKESHFALDRIEGYRDFAVAAARTKRELLSFLISARERGERVIAYGAPAKGNTLLNYCGVGQDLVECTVDRNPHKQGRHLPGTRLQIMDPEHIRTAKPDYVLILPWNLRGEIVRDLEFVGDWNGKFVIPIPHLEILSPEATDQ; encoded by the coding sequence ATGACCTCTACCGTTTGTCGATCATGCTGGGCCGAACTGACCGAGACGTTCTGCGACCTTGGTCTGTCGCCGATGGCGAACTCGTACGTCGCACCTGAGGAACTCGGCCGACCAGAGATCTTCTACCCGCTGCACGCATACGTCTGCACCGACTGCCTGCTAGTCCAACTAGGAGAGTTCGAGACTCCCGAAGAGATCTTCTCCGATTACGCGTACTACTCGTCGTACTCGTCGAGTTGGCTGGAGCATGCGCGAGAGTACGTCGAGGATGTCACCCACAGGTTCGACATCGATTCGTCGACGAGAGTTGTGGAGATAGCCAGCAACGACGGGTACCTCTTGCAGTACTTCCAGCGTGATGGCGTTGCCGTTCTCGGTATCGAACCCGCGGCGAATGTTGCAGAGGTTGCGCGCGACAAGGGTATTGACACCCGCGTCGACTTCTTCGGGACGAAGCTCGCGGAGAAGCTGGTCGACGAAGGTGTGTTCGCCGACCATTTGATCGGCAACAACGTACTGGCGCACGTGCCTGACCTCAATGACTTCGTCGCCGGGATGAAGCTGCTGCTCTCGCCCGGCGGGCGTATCACAATGGAGTTCCCGCACCTGCTGCGCCTGATCCTGCACAATCAGTTCGACACCATCTACCACGAACACTTCTCGTATTTCTCACTTCACTCGGTGACGCAAGTCTTCGAGCGTCACGGTCTGCGATTGTTCGATGTCGAAGAGGTCTCGACTCACGGTGGCTCGCTGCGCATATACGCATGTCACGCGGAAAGTGATCGATACGAGCTCACCGAGCGTCTGGATGCATTGGCACGCAAGGAGTCGCATTTCGCACTCGACAGGATCGAGGGCTATCGTGACTTCGCCGTGGCAGCTGCACGTACGAAGCGCGAACTGTTGAGCTTCCTGATCTCGGCCCGTGAACGTGGTGAGCGGGTGATCGCCTACGGCGCGCCGGCAAAGGGCAACACCCTGCTGAACTACTGTGGCGTCGGCCAAGATCTCGTCGAGTGCACCGTCGACAGGAACCCGCACAAACAGGGCCGCCATCTTCCGGGTACCCGTCTGCAGATCATGGATCCCGAGCACATACGGACGGCGAAGCCGGACTATGTGCTGATTCTCCCGTGGAATCTGCGAGGCGAGATCGTCCGCGACCTGGAGTTCGTCGGAGACTGGAACGGGAAGTTCGTCATTCCGATTCCGCACCTGGAGATTCTCAGCCCTGAGGCTACCGACCAATAG
- the rfbF gene encoding glucose-1-phosphate cytidylyltransferase has translation MKAVILAGGRGTRISEESQTRPKPMVEIGGRPILWHIMKIYSAAGVTDFVILLGYRGYMIKEYFANYFLHMSDITVDLGSGSVSTHSSKCEPWKVTLLDTGLETMTGGRLLRAREHIGDDTFSFTYGDGVADLDVRAVIDAHERGGTVATVTAVQPPARYGTLDIDNGLAQFQEKPHGSSGWVNGGFFVASPKLLDYIDGDDTIFERQPLEKLSTDGQLSAYQHSGFWRGMDTLWDKVMLNDLWECGKAPWKIWND, from the coding sequence GTGAAGGCAGTCATTCTCGCCGGTGGACGCGGTACTCGGATCAGTGAGGAATCGCAAACCCGTCCGAAGCCGATGGTCGAGATCGGTGGACGCCCGATCCTGTGGCACATCATGAAGATCTACAGCGCCGCGGGGGTCACCGATTTCGTGATCCTCTTGGGCTACCGCGGCTACATGATCAAGGAGTACTTCGCGAACTACTTCCTGCACATGTCCGACATCACAGTCGATCTCGGGAGTGGGTCGGTGAGTACCCACAGCTCCAAGTGCGAACCATGGAAGGTGACTCTGCTCGACACCGGACTCGAGACGATGACCGGTGGCCGGCTGCTGCGTGCGCGGGAACACATCGGCGACGACACATTCTCGTTTACCTACGGGGATGGTGTCGCCGACCTGGATGTGCGCGCGGTGATCGATGCTCACGAGCGCGGAGGCACTGTCGCGACCGTGACGGCGGTTCAGCCCCCGGCACGTTACGGAACGCTCGACATCGACAACGGTCTTGCGCAGTTCCAGGAGAAGCCGCACGGCAGTTCCGGCTGGGTCAACGGCGGGTTCTTCGTGGCCTCGCCCAAGCTTCTCGACTACATCGACGGTGACGACACGATCTTTGAACGTCAACCGCTGGAAAAGTTATCGACCGATGGACAGCTTTCGGCCTACCAGCATTCAGGCTTCTGGCGCGGGATGGACACTCTGTGGGACAAGGTGATGCTGAACGACCTCTGGGAGTGCGGTAAAGCTCCGTGGAAGATCTGGAACGATTGA
- a CDS encoding DegT/DnrJ/EryC1/StrS family aminotransferase — translation MTDIAALSTPVARPTGPRIPVAGPWVTDLEVRYVSEAAATDWYGNAGRSVALFEREFADHLGLRHAIAVPHGTSALYLAMLGLGVGPGDEVVVPEATWVATAAPIIYVGATPVFADVDPETWCIDPESLQRAIGPRTKAIVTVDLYGNTPDMNRVRQVAGEIPIIEDAAQAIGASRNGIRAGCFGNIGVFSFHGTKTMTTGEGGMTVTDDDALFERMSRIRDHGRKPTEHRFFVTDEIGHKFRMSSLQAAFGRAQLLRIDELVEKKRQIFAWYETRLAELTGVTLNIREHDAVSTFWMVTAVVDRARGLSTRQMMELLDDRQIDSRPFLPPLSSLPAFDGYETAATAARTNPVAYDIAARAINLPSALMLTEDQVEAVCVAFTSILQQGEDQS, via the coding sequence GTGACCGACATCGCCGCATTATCCACGCCAGTTGCCCGGCCGACCGGGCCGCGAATTCCGGTCGCCGGTCCGTGGGTCACCGATCTCGAGGTGCGCTACGTCAGTGAAGCCGCCGCTACCGACTGGTACGGGAATGCCGGGCGATCGGTCGCCCTCTTCGAACGGGAGTTCGCCGATCATCTCGGGCTGCGGCACGCGATCGCGGTACCGCATGGCACTTCGGCGTTGTATCTGGCGATGCTGGGTCTGGGGGTAGGGCCCGGGGACGAGGTGGTGGTGCCCGAGGCGACGTGGGTGGCCACCGCGGCGCCGATCATCTACGTCGGGGCAACGCCGGTGTTCGCCGATGTCGATCCGGAAACCTGGTGTATCGATCCCGAATCACTGCAGCGGGCTATCGGGCCACGGACGAAGGCAATCGTCACCGTCGATCTCTACGGGAACACTCCTGACATGAACCGAGTCCGCCAGGTGGCCGGGGAGATTCCCATCATCGAGGACGCCGCGCAGGCGATCGGCGCGTCCCGAAACGGTATCCGCGCCGGGTGTTTCGGAAACATCGGCGTTTTCAGTTTCCACGGGACGAAGACGATGACGACGGGTGAGGGCGGCATGACCGTCACTGACGACGACGCGCTCTTTGAACGGATGTCCAGGATTCGTGATCACGGCCGGAAACCGACCGAACACCGGTTCTTTGTCACCGACGAGATCGGCCACAAGTTTCGAATGAGCAGTCTGCAAGCGGCCTTCGGGCGTGCCCAACTTCTGCGCATCGACGAGCTCGTCGAGAAGAAGCGGCAGATCTTCGCGTGGTACGAAACGCGGTTGGCCGAGCTCACCGGCGTCACTCTCAACATTCGGGAACACGACGCGGTCAGTACCTTCTGGATGGTCACTGCGGTTGTCGATCGTGCGCGTGGTCTGTCCACCCGTCAGATGATGGAACTGCTCGACGATCGGCAGATCGACAGCCGGCCATTCCTACCGCCACTGAGCTCTCTGCCCGCATTCGACGGTTACGAGACGGCGGCCACCGCGGCCCGCACCAATCCTGTCGCATACGACATCGCCGCGAGGGCAATAAATCTCCCGTCCGCGCTCATGCTCACCGAGGACCAGGTCGAGGCCGTGTGTGTCGCCTTCACTTCGATCCTTCAACAAGGAGAGGACCAATCGTGA